Part of the Fodinicola acaciae genome is shown below.
GCGCCCTACGCGTACGTGCCGCCGACCGGCCGCGCCGCTCCGATGCCGCCGGCACCGACTCCACCGCAGGCCCCTCCTCCGCCATCGACGTGGCAGCCTCAGCCGACCAGCGCGGCGCCAGCTCAGCAGACGGCACCGCCACGTCCCACCGCTCCGGCGCCGAACCAGCCGGTGTCCAGCCAGCCGGGGCCGGCCCAGCCACCGCCGCAGCCGCCGGGTCAGCTGCCAACTCAGCTGCCAGCCCAGCCGCCGGCCCAGCCGCCGAGGCCGCCGGCGCCGATTCCGCCGTGGACCGGTCAGGCGACCACTCAGCAGCCGGCTCAGCCGCCATACGCTCCGCCGCCACCACAGGCGCAGCCTCCAGCTGGCTACCAGCAGCCAGGTGTGTACGTGCCGCCACCGTCTGGCGCACCCGACGAGCCGAAGCGCAGCCGCGGCAAGCAGCGGCCGCCGAAGGAGAAGAAGGCCCGCAAGAGCAAGCGGCCGGTGCCACCGCAGCAGCCGCCGGGCGGCGACCGCGGCTTCACCGTGCAGGGCGGCAACGTCATAGCGACCGGCCCGACCACCAAGCGCCGCAAAGGCAATCCGCTGGCCGGCGGCCGCTGGATGCAGTTCGCGGTCAAGACGCTGATCGTCGTCGTTCTCGCGGTGATCGCGCTCAACGGCGTCTACCGGCTCGCCGGCAAGGCGCTGTACGACCCGCCGACTTCGCCGCCGGGATCCAACTATCCGACGCAGCAGGCGTCCGCGTACGCGGCCAGGTTCGCCTGGGCCTACCTGTCGTGGGACCAGGCCAAGCCGCAGGACCGGGCAACCGCGCTGCAGCCGTTCTTCCCCGGCAACAGCAACCTGCAGCTCGGCTGGGACGGCAAAGGCGTCCAGCAGGTGCTCGGCCAGCCGATCCCGGCCGGCGTGAAGGCGACCGACGACCAGCACGCGGTCGTGCAGCTCGCGGTCTTCCTGAGCCCTGGCGGCTGGACGTGCATGCAGGTCGGCGTGTTCTCACCCAATGGCGGCCAGAGCCTGGCGATCACCGGCTACACCGCGTACGTCGCCTGCCCGCCCACCGCGGCGGTCACGGTGCCGGAGGTGACCGACGAGGACACCGTGGTGGAGGCGCAGCTGAGCCCGGTGCTCGACTCGTTCTTCCGCGCGTACGGTGCCTCCAGCCCCGACCTGCAGCTCACGCTGGCCACCGGTTCGACCATCACCGGCCTCGGCGGCAGCGTGAAGCTCAGCTCGGTCGACCGGGTGGTCGTGCCGGCGCTGGTCGCCGGCGGCGATCCCAACCGGCGAGTGGCCACCGTCAACGTGTCCTGGACGACCGCGTCCGGTGGCATCCTGGCCCAGTCGTACCAGGTCAGCATGGTCAAGGCGGACAAGTGGACGGTGCTGAGCCTGTCCGGCGGTGCGGCCAGCGCCGACATCGCTCCGCAGCAGGGGGGCGCCGCGCAGCCAGGGCCGGCCGGCGGCCCGAGCGGTGGCCAGTCACCGGCCAACGGGCCGTCCACGACTCCATCCAGTACGCCGTCGGCAACGCCGAGCTGAGAGTTTGAAACGATGCGCCTGATTCTTTCGGCCGGTCGCGGGCCGCTCAGATCAGTCGCGAAAGGAATGTGAAGCAGATGGCATTGCTTGAGACAGCGGTTAACGTCGCCGCGGTGGCCGCCAGCACCCCGCTGGCGGCCACCGGCGACACGATCGCGCAGAACCTGCAGAACTTCGTGGCACCGATCGCCGGCATCCTGATCGGGCTGGTCGGCCTGAAATACCTGTTCGGCGAAAACCGGTCGCTGGCCGGCTTCATCGGCTTCGTGTTCCTCGGCGCCTGCGTGTTCGCGCTGATCAGGTTCGGCAGCGTCATCCTGGGGGCGCTCGGCGGCATCCTCAAGGGAATCCTGAGTTAGCGCACGTACGGGGAGGGCAGCACCATGATCGTCCGGACGTTCACGCACGCGTGGAACATGCGCGTGCGGATCTACGCGTTCGACGACATCCGGTTGCCGGTCAAGAACGGGATCTCGATTCCACAGGTGATAGCCGGAGTCGCCGCCGCCGTGGTCTGGGTGCCGCTGTGCTTCCTGCTCGGCGTCCCCAGCTGGGTCGGCAACGCCGGCGTGGCCACCATGATCATCGCGGCGCCACCGGTGATCGTGCTGCTCTACGCCGACCGGCCGATCGCGCACGAGAAGACCACCGAGGAGTGGCTGTCCTCCTGGCTGACCCACCAGTCCGAGCCGCGCCGGCTCGCGGCGCTCACCACCGCACCCGCGCCGCGCCGCGTGCTGCTCACCGCCTCGCGGTGGGTGCCGCAGGAGCAGTTGGACGGTGACCGGCGATGACCGAGATCAGCCTTCTTCTGCTGCTCATCCTGGTCGGCGCGATCCTGTACGTGGTCGTACGCCGCTGGGAACGCGGCAACGCGGCGCGCAACGTGCCGACCATGCCGGAGCGGCTCGCCGTACGGTATTTCGACGACCAGATCCTGCTCACCGACACCGAGGCCTGGACGTATCTCCGGCTCCCGACGGTGTCGGTCGAGTTCCGCACCGCCGACGAGTGGGACCGGCTGATCTCCAGCTACGCGCACGCCCTGGCCGGCCTGCAGGACTGCGAGATCCACCTGAAGACGGTGTTCCGCGAATACAACATCGCCGACTGGGCCGAGCGGCTCGACAAGCGTACGAGCATCGGCTCGCCGGGCTGGCGCAACCTGCTGGTGGCGCAGCAGCAGCACCTGTGGAGCGAGCAGTTCCTGCGCAAAGAGGTCTACATCGGCGTACGGCTCGGCACCCGCGTCACCGAGACCACCGGTCTCATCCGGTCGCTGGTGACGACGGCCTCGCGTTTCATCTCTTTCAGCACTGAGCTGCTGATCGGCGAGGACGACGTCGTCGACCGCAAGGAGATCGACCGCTGGCAGGGCTCCGCTCGGCCGATCCACCGGCTGCTCGCCGGAAGTGCCTTCGGTGCCGTGCCGGCGACCGCGGCCGAGGTCGCCTGGCTGTTCCAGCACCAGATGCATCCGGCCATGCCGGCCCCGACCGTCTCGCAGATCCAGGCCCGGCCGTGGGGCCGCGGCGAGGTGCAGCACCTGGCCGAGGGCTACGTCGACAACAGCGAGAGCCCGTACTATCTCAAGATCACCCAGCCCAACTGGGATTTCGTCAAGCAGCAGGAGGCGCACCAGCAGGGTGCCACGCCGGCCAAGCCGGAGCGCTTCTTCGACTCGTACGTGGCCACGCTCTGCATCTCCCGGATCCCGCGCGAGATGGACACCTGGGACGGCAACCCGTGGATCCATCACGCCGAGGACCCCTCGCTGGGGTTCCCCGTGGAGTTCTCCGCGCGCTGGGAGATCCATCCGCCGCGTAAGGCGAAGAAGGACGTGGAGAAGCAGATCCAGAAGGTGGCCGGCCAGCGGCGGCACATCCAGGAGGCCGGCGCCGAGGTGCCGACCGGCATCCAGGACGCCTTCGCCGACGGCCGCCAGCTGGACGTCGACGTGGAGCGGCAGCGCAAGTACATCGTCTACGGCGCCGGCCGGCTGATGGTCTCCGCGGAGGACCCGGAGGAGCTGAGCCGCCGGTGCGAGGTGCTGATCGAGCATTACCGCAACATCGGCATCGACG
Proteins encoded:
- a CDS encoding PrgI family mobile element protein, producing MIVRTFTHAWNMRVRIYAFDDIRLPVKNGISIPQVIAGVAAAVVWVPLCFLLGVPSWVGNAGVATMIIAAPPVIVLLYADRPIAHEKTTEEWLSSWLTHQSEPRRLAALTTAPAPRRVLLTASRWVPQEQLDGDRR
- a CDS encoding conjugal transfer protein gives rise to the protein MTNDGVRGRDGGPAPSTTPPGGQPSGEGDDPNEVTQYVSRGPVFRAPARGSGAQAQRGAAAPAGQAPPPAGAPASAVPASGVPSSGIPASGTPASAAPASGPSFRTPASGPPSNGWGPTPPAAGQAPPGGRAPYAYVPPTGRAAPMPPAPTPPQAPPPPSTWQPQPTSAAPAQQTAPPRPTAPAPNQPVSSQPGPAQPPPQPPGQLPTQLPAQPPAQPPRPPAPIPPWTGQATTQQPAQPPYAPPPPQAQPPAGYQQPGVYVPPPSGAPDEPKRSRGKQRPPKEKKARKSKRPVPPQQPPGGDRGFTVQGGNVIATGPTTKRRKGNPLAGGRWMQFAVKTLIVVVLAVIALNGVYRLAGKALYDPPTSPPGSNYPTQQASAYAARFAWAYLSWDQAKPQDRATALQPFFPGNSNLQLGWDGKGVQQVLGQPIPAGVKATDDQHAVVQLAVFLSPGGWTCMQVGVFSPNGGQSLAITGYTAYVACPPTAAVTVPEVTDEDTVVEAQLSPVLDSFFRAYGASSPDLQLTLATGSTITGLGGSVKLSSVDRVVVPALVAGGDPNRRVATVNVSWTTASGGILAQSYQVSMVKADKWTVLSLSGGAASADIAPQQGGAAQPGPAGGPSGGQSPANGPSTTPSSTPSATPS